In Candidatus Nanopelagicales bacterium, one genomic interval encodes:
- a CDS encoding long-chain fatty acid--CoA ligase, translating to MTDVDTSIHTTPADLGDIAAFADGTVVTDWFLAAVRENPDAPALRAKSGDDWVETTWAEYADQATRVAGALKALGVGVGDRVLLMLRNRPEFHVCDVASMLLRATPVSIYNSSAPEQIEYLARHCQAKVAIVDGPDFLARLLEVRESLPDLSAVVTIDQGDTGRPDGVLGWNDLLDGDPVDLEASVEAQEPTDLITIIYTSGTTGNPKGVMLDHANVAWEVAGYADLVAQGRAMLQGFEDQPHVDLPMVGSYPVGMRYVSYLPMAHIAERMVTHYGTLFLRGTVTTCPDQLRLAEYLVGTRPNVLFGPPRVWEKLRSGILAAVKAAGPEKEAGFGMALQVGEKYDELQRAGAEIPEELQQQHDFLAPIAYDPLLQRVGLDQAIICFSGAAPLPKEVAVFFRSLGVNFSEVYGMSENTGGMTWSPFSAVPGTVGKPWPGTEIRLGDDGEVLARGGIVSRGYLNDPERTAETFDDEGWLHTGDIGVWTDDGDLRIVDRKKELIITAGGKNISPANLEARLKMIPLVGQAAVIGDGRKFLSALLVLDPDAAPVWAAGQEVAFTSLADLAADERVLAAVQAGVDEVNQHFASVEQIKKFVLVGDEWVPDSEQLTATMKLKRRGVNKVYAELIESMYADD from the coding sequence ATGACGGACGTCGACACCTCCATCCACACCACGCCCGCCGACCTCGGTGACATCGCCGCGTTCGCCGACGGGACCGTGGTCACCGACTGGTTCCTCGCCGCGGTCCGCGAGAACCCCGACGCCCCCGCGCTGCGGGCGAAGTCCGGCGACGACTGGGTCGAGACGACCTGGGCGGAGTACGCCGACCAGGCGACCCGCGTCGCGGGAGCGCTGAAGGCCCTCGGCGTCGGCGTCGGCGATCGGGTGCTGCTCATGCTGCGCAACCGGCCGGAGTTCCACGTGTGCGACGTCGCGTCGATGCTGCTGCGGGCGACGCCTGTGAGCATCTACAACTCGTCGGCACCGGAGCAGATCGAGTACCTCGCCCGGCACTGCCAGGCCAAGGTGGCGATCGTCGACGGGCCGGACTTCCTGGCCCGGCTGCTGGAGGTGCGCGAGTCGCTACCGGACCTGTCCGCGGTGGTGACCATCGACCAGGGGGACACCGGCCGGCCCGACGGGGTGCTCGGCTGGAACGACCTGCTGGACGGCGACCCGGTCGACCTCGAGGCGAGCGTCGAGGCGCAGGAGCCGACCGACCTGATCACGATCATCTACACATCCGGCACGACGGGTAACCCCAAGGGCGTCATGCTCGACCACGCCAATGTCGCGTGGGAGGTGGCCGGCTACGCGGACCTGGTCGCCCAGGGGCGCGCGATGCTCCAGGGCTTCGAGGACCAGCCGCACGTGGACCTGCCGATGGTGGGCTCCTACCCCGTGGGCATGCGTTACGTGTCGTACCTGCCCATGGCGCACATCGCGGAGCGGATGGTGACCCACTACGGGACGCTGTTCCTGCGCGGCACCGTGACCACCTGCCCGGACCAGCTGCGGCTGGCGGAGTACCTCGTCGGCACCCGGCCGAACGTGCTGTTCGGGCCGCCCCGGGTGTGGGAGAAGCTGCGCAGCGGCATCCTCGCCGCGGTCAAGGCCGCGGGGCCGGAGAAGGAGGCCGGCTTCGGGATGGCGCTGCAGGTCGGCGAGAAGTACGACGAGCTGCAGCGCGCGGGGGCCGAGATCCCGGAGGAGCTGCAGCAGCAGCACGACTTCCTCGCGCCGATCGCGTACGACCCGCTGCTGCAGCGGGTTGGACTGGACCAGGCGATCATCTGCTTCTCCGGCGCGGCGCCGCTTCCCAAGGAGGTGGCGGTCTTCTTCCGCTCGCTCGGGGTCAACTTCTCCGAGGTGTACGGCATGAGCGAGAACACCGGCGGGATGACGTGGTCGCCGTTCTCCGCGGTGCCCGGCACGGTCGGGAAGCCGTGGCCTGGCACCGAGATCCGGCTCGGCGACGACGGCGAGGTGCTCGCCCGCGGCGGCATCGTGTCCCGCGGTTACCTCAACGACCCCGAGCGCACCGCGGAGACGTTCGACGACGAGGGCTGGCTGCACACCGGCGACATCGGCGTGTGGACCGACGACGGCGACCTGCGCATCGTCGACCGCAAGAAGGAGCTGATCATCACCGCCGGTGGCAAGAACATCTCGCCGGCGAACCTCGAGGCCCGGCTGAAGATGATCCCGCTGGTCGGGCAGGCCGCGGTCATCGGCGACGGGCGGAAGTTCCTGTCCGCGCTGCTGGTCCTCGACCCGGACGCGGCCCCTGTCTGGGCGGCGGGCCAGGAGGTCGCGTTCACGTCGCTTGCGGATCTCGCGGCCGACGAGCGGGTGCTCGCGGCGGTGCAGGCCGGCGTTGACGAGGTCAACCAGCATTTCGCCAGCGTCGAGCAGATCAAGAAGTTCGTGCTCGTGGGCGACGAGTGGGTGCCCGACTCCGAGCAGCTGACCGCGACGATGAAGCTGAAGCGGCGTGGCGTCAACAAGGTCTACGCCGAGCTGATCGAGTCGATGTACGCCGACGACTGA